The genomic window TCGTCATCAACGCGACCAACACCAGCGGTTTCTGGTCCCCCGGCGACTACAAGATCATCGAATACACCTCGCTCACCGGAAACAATTTCACCTTGGGAACGGTCGCCGGTCTTAGCGGCGGACAGACAGCGTCATTGCAGTACGTCGGCGGCGCCGTCACCCTGCATATCGTGGGGGATTCCCTGACCTGGACCGGAAAACAAAGCTCGAACTGGACCACTGCCGCAGTGGGCGGGCAGAAGAACTGGAAATATCCGACGTCGGGGCTTACCTCGGAGTTCGCCAACGGCAGTCCGGTCGTCTTCAATGACTTCGCGGACAACTTCGCGGTGGATCTCGGCTCGAATGTCAGTCCGGCCACCACCATTTTCGATAACAGCGATCTCCATACCTATACCGTCGCCAGCGCGGGCGGTTTCGGCATCAGCGGTGGTTCGGTGCTCAAGAGCAACACGGGCACGACCATCCTCACCACGACGAACACCACCACAGGCATCGTCACCATCACCGGTGGCATCCTTCAAATCGGTGACGGAACCACGGACGGATCGATCGCCGCCAGCGCGTCCATCGTCAACAATGCGGCGCTGAATTTCCAAACCAAGGGCAGCCAGACTCTCACCAATCCGATCACGGGCATCGGTGTGGCGACCATGACAGGAACAGGTTCCCTGACGCTCGTGGGAGCCAATGCCTTCACCGGCGGCGGCATCGGTGTGGCGTCGGGAACGCTCAATGTGAACCACGCGTCCGCAATCGGTTCCACCACCGGTGGCTCCCTCATCATCAGCGGTGGCACCCTGAACAACACCAGTGGCGCCGCCATCACCACCACCACCGCGAAGACACAGACCTGGAGCGGTGACTTCTCGTTCGCGGGCTCCAACAACCTCAACTTCAATGGCGGAACCGTCACTCTTTCGAACGGGGGCTCCCGGACGGTGAACGTGGCTGCCGGTACTCTCACCACTGGAAACATCACCAGTCCGGACACGGGGCTCTCGCTCACAGGTCCCGGGTTGCTGGCCATCAGCTCCGGAACCGCCAGCAACATCGCCGGCACTCTGGATGTGGCCGCGGGTTCGAAATTCCGAATGAACACCGGAGCCGACGCGGCGACCACCAACGATTTCATCGCCACGGGTCTCACCGGAAGCGGCACCATTGAAAACGGCGGTGGTGTCGAGCGCTGGTTGTTTGCCAACCTGTCCACGGACCAGACCTTCCCCGGTCTGCTGCAGAACGGCGGGGCGGGTCCTCTCGGATTCAACAAGGGCGGCACGGCCACCCTCACCGTCACCGGAACCAATACCTATACCGGTCGCACCAGCATCACCGCCGGAACCCTCAGCGTGGCGACCATTTCCAATGGCGGTCTTCCCAGCCCCATCGGAGCGGGCGGCGTCGATCCCGCGGGCATCTATCTCGGGAACAACGCCGGTACCGGCACCCTTCTCTACACCGGAACGGATGTCACGCTCGACCGTGGTTTCACCACCGGTGCGAACGCGGGCAACAGCGGCGTCCTCGACACGAACGCGAACATGACCTTCACCGGTGCCGTCAACGGCGTCAACGCCGGTGGTTTCGTCAAATTCGGCACCGGCACCCTGACCCTCAGCAACAGCGGCACCACCCAGAAACTCAGCAACGGAGCAAACGGTGGGGCAGGCGTGTTCGGAGTGAATGTCGCCCTCGGCAAGCTTGCCTTGAAAAACGGCACCTTCGCCACTGTTGGAGAGCTCGTTGTCGGAGGCCAGCTGCAGACCGGCGGCAACTACACGGATGCCTACCTCGATGTCACCAACGCAGGCACGCTCAACGTGCCGAGCTGGATTTCCATCGGCAGGGGCAACGGCGTCACGGGCCTGGGTTCGGTGCTCACCGTCGATGGGGGAACGCTGAACCAGACACTCGCAACCGCCGGTCTCGCCATGGGCTTTGACGCCGCGATACCTGGTTTCAACGCCGCACCGGTGCTGAACATCAAGGGTGCCTCGGTCGTGAACGTTGCCGGGTCGCTCAATGTAGGGGAATCCAGCGGGTCGGACGCCACCGTCAACGTGCAGGGAACCGCCACCCTCAACCTTACGAACGGCACCCTTGCAAACAAATCGGTCGGGGTTTCCGGCAAAGGAACGCTTAATGTCACCTCGGGCACCGTCAGTGCCGGAGTCGGCCTCACCGTTGGTAAAAACGAGGGAAGCGAGGGCATCATCCACCTGAATGGCGGAGTTCTCGACACCGGCGCCCTTGCCGGGGGAACCGGTGTTTCCCGTGTGTATCTGGACGGGGGCACCATCCGGGCCAATGCCACCAACGCCACATTCATCGCCGTCAACACCACCGACATCGAGGCGGGCGGAGTCACGATCGATACCCAGTCCTACGCGATCACCATTCCGCAGTCCCTGAACGCGGGAGCGACCGGAACCGGCGGACTGGCCAAGAACGGGCTTGGTTCCCTGACACTCGGCGGTGCCAACAGCTATCTCGGGAACACCACCATCAACGCAGGAACCTTCACGCTCGCCGACAACGCGGGACTGACGTTCGCTCCAGTTGCGAACGGCGTCAGCAACAAGGTCACCGGCATCGGCAGCGCGACGATTGATGGTGATTTCACCATCAACCTCGGCGGTGCGGCGCTTGCTAACGGAAACAGCTGGACGCTGGTGGACACCACCACCAAGTCCTTCACCACGAACTTCGCCGTGATCGGTTTCGACGATGCCGATCTGGACAACAAGTGGACCAAGGTCGAGGGCTCCAATACCTGGACATTCGACGAAGCCACCGGCAAGCTCACGCTCGCGGTTTCCGGCGGTTCCGGTTA from Luteolibacter yonseiensis includes these protein-coding regions:
- a CDS encoding beta strand repeat-containing protein; its protein translation is MKPKGTSRLFTGSAALIVASFVTSSAYAASATWSGTTNATWATITNWQGPPSVVPGGVVGNLTPSDIATFNNAGNGNTVIDLAGMSPIGGLVFDTSSTASYTLGSGAVGSQSLPFSSAGLLNLSNTVTTNQLVNANVSLSNAAAAATTFTNNGTGLLTFAGSIAANAVSGNGVLTVGGTGNTTVTGAVTKPGAGSNALLKTGSGTLTLGNGSVWSGAGAIGRVPSSSGYPLVAREGVLLLNGGTHTVTGELVVGGVVADAGPGQNAKIQVDAGTLAVSSWLSLGRGNGVGGVSSDIVVNNSGAITTADFSAGFNGGATSNMAKGTFTLNNSSSFTINANGAFNLGESTGSNMTMTVNGTAQVIAAGTGIKRIGNNGTGVLNINDSGNVNFGNQLVYLGYRTGNGTVNQTGGTFTTAGEVRVGGSDTNNGAAENAVGTFNISGGTANLNTLVIARGNNNAAVASGSATLSGGTVNVVNDVILGFAGSNNLGKLTVSGGTLNVGTTATKWFYVGRWDTSKGELNISSGSVNLQNNSSLKLSGDNSTGANVVNQTGGNVTFYSNSGTTVGGTGDLDLQRSGGAAGNNTYNLDGGTLTVPRIISTATTGARTFNFNGGTLKAAGNQAALLTLGAGVASANVRNGGAKIDTNSFSIGIAQPLLHSPLGEDAATDGGLTKLSAGTLTLSGMNTYTGPTLVSGGTLALATGGSVNTSSGITINGSGAKLLLTDSFGEVSTPVTLTQGALDGNGSITSLTVANAVGNTLSVGNGAPGTLQVGTLTFQGAATVNVTAAGSDMVENIQAEAVVTNAAGQVVINATNTSGFWSPGDYKIIEYTSLTGNNFTLGTVAGLSGGQTASLQYVGGAVTLHIVGDSLTWTGKQSSNWTTAAVGGQKNWKYPTSGLTSEFANGSPVVFNDFADNFAVDLGSNVSPATTIFDNSDLHTYTVASAGGFGISGGSVLKSNTGTTILTTTNTTTGIVTITGGILQIGDGTTDGSIAASASIVNNAALNFQTKGSQTLTNPITGIGVATMTGTGSLTLVGANAFTGGGIGVASGTLNVNHASAIGSTTGGSLIISGGTLNNTSGAAITTTTAKTQTWSGDFSFAGSNNLNFNGGTVTLSNGGSRTVNVAAGTLTTGNITSPDTGLSLTGPGLLAISSGTASNIAGTLDVAAGSKFRMNTGADAATTNDFIATGLTGSGTIENGGGVERWLFANLSTDQTFPGLLQNGGAGPLGFNKGGTATLTVTGTNTYTGRTSITAGTLSVATISNGGLPSPIGAGGVDPAGIYLGNNAGTGTLLYTGTDVTLDRGFTTGANAGNSGVLDTNANMTFTGAVNGVNAGGFVKFGTGTLTLSNSGTTQKLSNGANGGAGVFGVNVALGKLALKNGTFATVGELVVGGQLQTGGNYTDAYLDVTNAGTLNVPSWISIGRGNGVTGLGSVLTVDGGTLNQTLATAGLAMGFDAAIPGFNAAPVLNIKGASVVNVAGSLNVGESSGSDATVNVQGTATLNLTNGTLANKSVGVSGKGTLNVTSGTVSAGVGLTVGKNEGSEGIIHLNGGVLDTGALAGGTGVSRVYLDGGTIRANATNATFIAVNTTDIEAGGVTIDTQSYAITIPQSLNAGATGTGGLAKNGLGSLTLGGANSYLGNTTINAGTFTLADNAGLTFAPVANGVSNKVTGIGSATIDGDFTINLGGAALANGNSWTLVDTTTKSFTTNFAVIGFDDADLDNKWTKVEGSNTWTFDEATGKLTLAVSGGSGYSSWASGFGLAAGDQDPSDDPDHDGLSNLVEYVLGGNPSQSGSSVLPTGHKDGANYIFTFKRSDASEGDTTQFVEYGDNMTVWGSFAIGASPGSGAVSISENTPSADLDTVTVTIPTAGATKFFARLKVVK